The following coding sequences lie in one Aminivibrio pyruvatiphilus genomic window:
- a CDS encoding chemotaxis protein CheW → MQERQLVVFALGKEEFGIEISRVREIVRPQNITAIPQALEYVMGIVNLRGQIVPIVDLNTRFRIAGGPASEESRKRIIVVNMEGRDIGILVDGVSEILRIPEESIDPTTTIRSGGVSQDFIQGIAKVDDRLIIILDLNRIIDLPGHTAHEE, encoded by the coding sequence ATGCAGGAACGGCAGCTTGTAGTCTTCGCCCTGGGGAAGGAAGAATTCGGCATCGAAATCTCCCGTGTCCGGGAAATCGTCCGGCCCCAGAACATCACGGCAATCCCCCAGGCCCTGGAGTACGTCATGGGCATAGTGAACCTCAGGGGACAGATCGTGCCCATCGTGGACCTGAACACCCGGTTCCGCATAGCGGGAGGGCCGGCTTCGGAGGAGTCCCGCAAGCGGATCATCGTGGTGAACATGGAGGGGCGGGACATCGGAATCCTCGTGGATGGAGTGTCCGAGATTCTTCGAATTCCCGAGGAATCCATCGACCCCACCACCACCATCAGGTCGGGCGGCGTATCCCAGGACTTCATCCAGGGAATCGCGAAAGTGGACGACCGGCTCATCATCATCCTGGACCTGAACAGAATTATTGATCTTCCAGGGCACACCGCTCACGAAGAATAA